One window from the genome of Streptomyces sp. NBC_00708 encodes:
- the glnA gene encoding type I glutamate--ammonia ligase, translated as MDKQQEFVLRTLEERDIRFVRLWFTDVLGYLKSVAVAPAELEQAFDEGIGFDGSAIEGFARVYESDMIAKPDPGTFQILPWRAEAPGTARMFCDILMPDGSPSFADPRFVLKRILAKTSDLGFTFYTHPEIEFFLLKDKPVDGTRPTPADSSGYFDHTPQNVGMDFRRQAITMLESMGISVEFSHHEGAPGQQEIDLRYADALSTADNIMTFRLVMKQVALEQGVQATFMPKPFSEYPGSGMHTHLSLFEGDRNAFYESGAEYQLSKVGRSFIAGLLRHAAEISAVTNQWVNSYKRIWGGSSRAAGAGGEAPSYICWGHNNRSALIRVPMYKPGKTGSARVEVRSIDSGANPYLTYAVLLAAGLKGIEEGYELPAGADDDVWALSDAERRAMGIEPLPQNLGEAISLMEKSELVAETLGEHVFDFFLRNKKREWEEYRSEVTAFELKALLPVL; from the coding sequence ATGGACAAGCAGCAGGAATTCGTCCTCAGGACCCTTGAGGAGCGCGACATCCGGTTCGTACGGCTGTGGTTCACCGATGTGCTCGGTTACCTCAAGTCCGTGGCCGTCGCCCCCGCGGAGCTTGAGCAGGCGTTCGACGAGGGCATCGGCTTCGACGGCTCCGCGATCGAGGGCTTCGCCCGCGTGTACGAGTCGGACATGATCGCCAAGCCGGACCCGGGGACGTTCCAGATCCTGCCGTGGCGCGCGGAGGCACCGGGCACGGCCCGGATGTTCTGCGACATCCTGATGCCGGACGGCTCGCCCTCCTTCGCCGACCCGCGCTTCGTGCTCAAGCGGATCCTGGCCAAGACCTCGGACCTGGGCTTCACCTTCTACACCCACCCCGAGATCGAGTTCTTCCTGCTGAAGGACAAGCCGGTCGACGGCACCCGGCCCACCCCGGCCGACAGCTCCGGCTACTTCGACCACACCCCGCAGAACGTCGGCATGGACTTCCGCCGCCAGGCGATCACCATGCTCGAATCCATGGGCATCTCGGTCGAGTTCAGCCACCACGAGGGCGCGCCCGGCCAGCAGGAGATCGACCTGCGGTACGCGGACGCGCTCTCCACCGCCGACAACATCATGACCTTCCGCCTGGTCATGAAGCAGGTCGCGCTGGAGCAGGGCGTGCAGGCGACGTTCATGCCGAAGCCGTTCTCGGAGTACCCCGGCTCGGGCATGCACACCCACCTCTCCCTCTTCGAGGGCGACCGCAACGCCTTCTACGAGTCCGGCGCGGAGTACCAGCTCTCCAAGGTCGGCCGCTCCTTCATCGCGGGCCTCCTCCGCCACGCCGCGGAGATCTCCGCCGTCACCAACCAGTGGGTCAACTCCTACAAGCGCATCTGGGGCGGCTCCTCCCGCGCCGCGGGCGCCGGCGGCGAGGCCCCCTCGTACATCTGCTGGGGCCACAACAACCGCTCCGCCCTGATCCGCGTCCCGATGTACAAGCCCGGCAAGACCGGCTCCGCCCGCGTCGAGGTCCGCTCCATCGACTCCGGCGCCAACCCCTACCTCACCTACGCGGTCCTCCTCGCCGCCGGCCTCAAGGGCATCGAGGAGGGCTACGAACTCCCGGCCGGCGCCGACGACGACGTCTGGGCCCTCTCCGACGCGGAACGCCGCGCGATGGGAATCGAACCCCTCCCGCAGAACCTGGGCGAGGCGATCTCCCTGATGGAAAAGAGCGAACTGGTCGCGGAAACCCTGGGCGAGCACGTCTTCGACTTCTTCCTCCGCAACAAGAAGCGTGAGTGGGAGGAGTACCGCAGCGAGGTCACGGCGTTCGAACTGAAGGCGCTGCTGCCGGTGTTGTAG
- a CDS encoding DUF3105 domain-containing protein, producing the protein MSYDRRTRIEQMRNADRARDRRNRVLAVSLSAVVVAGLVTFGSYTILNKSDDTSSNSSMTDDGKGGTPSAGETDKDLATGPIEGEKSWDAKKLTRNHVTENVDYPMKPPVGGDHSPVWMNCDGEVYKKAVPDVNAVHALEHGSVWVTYTDKAPAADVDKLADRVSKTPYSLMSPYKDQAGAIMLTAWGKQVTVDSADDPRVAQFFAHYVQGPQTPEPGAACTGGLDGS; encoded by the coding sequence ATGAGTTACGACCGCAGGACCCGCATAGAGCAGATGCGCAACGCCGACCGCGCGCGGGACCGCCGCAACCGGGTGCTGGCCGTGAGCCTGAGCGCCGTCGTCGTCGCCGGGCTCGTCACCTTCGGTTCGTACACGATCCTCAACAAGTCGGACGACACGTCCTCGAACAGTTCGATGACCGACGACGGGAAGGGCGGGACCCCGTCCGCCGGCGAGACGGACAAGGATCTCGCCACCGGGCCCATCGAGGGCGAGAAGTCCTGGGACGCGAAGAAGCTGACCCGCAACCATGTCACCGAGAACGTCGACTACCCGATGAAGCCCCCGGTCGGCGGTGACCACAGCCCGGTCTGGATGAACTGCGACGGCGAGGTCTACAAGAAGGCCGTCCCCGACGTGAACGCCGTGCACGCCCTGGAGCACGGTTCGGTCTGGGTGACGTACACCGACAAGGCGCCCGCCGCCGATGTCGACAAGCTCGCCGACCGGGTCTCGAAGACGCCGTACTCGCTGATGAGCCCCTACAAGGACCAGGCCGGGGCGATCATGCTGACCGCCTGGGGCAAGCAGGTCACCGTGGACAGCGCGGACGACCCGCGAGTGGCGCAGTTCTTCGCCCATTACGTGCAGGGGCCGCAGACGCCCGAGCCGGGCGCCGCCTGCACGGGCGGGCTCGACGGCTCGTGA
- a CDS encoding CBS domain-containing protein: MTTAKDIMHTGATWIPAHETLDRAAQLMREHHVGALPISASGEDDRMIGILTDRDIVVGCVAEGRDPAKVTAGDLAQGTPRWIDADADVEAVLEEMQSHQIRRLPVVEDKKLVGMISEADLARHLSDDQIADWAEKVYSRTATG, encoded by the coding sequence ATGACCACCGCCAAGGACATCATGCACACCGGCGCCACCTGGATTCCGGCGCACGAGACCCTCGACCGCGCCGCCCAGCTGATGCGCGAGCACCACGTCGGCGCGCTGCCCATCTCGGCCAGTGGCGAGGACGACCGGATGATCGGCATCCTCACCGACCGCGACATCGTGGTCGGCTGCGTGGCGGAGGGCCGGGACCCGGCCAAGGTCACGGCGGGCGACCTCGCCCAGGGCACGCCCCGCTGGATCGACGCGGACGCGGATGTGGAGGCGGTGCTGGAGGAGATGCAGAGCCACCAGATCCGCCGGCTCCCGGTCGTCGAGGACAAGAAGCTGGTCGGCATGATCAGCGAGGCCGACCTCGCCCGGCACCTCTCCGACGACCAGATCGCCGACTGGGCGGAGAAGGTCTACTCGCGGACCGCCACCGGCTGA
- a CDS encoding NAD+ synthase, which translates to MPQLRLALNQIDSTVGDLAGNTEAIVHWTRHSAEQGAHFVAFPEMVLTGYPVEDLALRSSFVEASRDALRALAARLDAEGFGEIPVLVGYLDRSEFAAERYGQPAGSPRNAAAVLHRGGIALNFAKHHLPNYGVFDEFRYFVPGDSMPVVRVHGIDVALAICEDLWQDGGRVPAARAAGAGLLLSVNASPYERDKDDTRLELVRKRAREAGCTTAYLAMIGGQDELVFDGDSIVVDREGEVIARAPQFAEGSVILDLELPAAPAEAPSGVVDDGLRIDHVVLSEEPLPAYEAELAGGYADRLDDDEELYTALVVGLRAYAAKNGFTSVLIGLSGGIDSALVAAIACDALGAQQVYGVSMPSKYSSDHSKGDAAELARRTGLNFRTVPIEPMFDAYMGSLGLTGLAEENLQSRLRGTMLMAISNQEGQIVLAPGNKSELAVGYSTLYGDSVGAYGPIKDVYKTSVFRLAKWRNRAAEERGQTPPIPEASITKPPSAELRPGQVDTDSLPDYDVLDRILEMYVDRDQGLEAIVAAGFDRALVAKTLRMVDTAEYKRRQYPPGTKISPKGFGKDRRLPITNRWREAG; encoded by the coding sequence GTGCCTCAACTACGCCTCGCACTGAATCAGATCGACTCGACCGTCGGCGACCTCGCCGGCAACACCGAGGCGATCGTCCACTGGACCCGGCACTCCGCCGAACAGGGCGCCCACTTCGTGGCGTTCCCCGAGATGGTGCTGACCGGCTACCCCGTCGAGGACCTGGCCCTGCGGTCGTCCTTCGTCGAGGCCTCGCGCGACGCGCTGCGCGCGCTCGCGGCCCGGCTCGACGCGGAGGGCTTCGGGGAGATCCCCGTTCTCGTCGGCTACCTCGACCGCTCGGAGTTCGCCGCGGAGCGCTACGGCCAGCCGGCCGGCTCGCCGCGCAACGCGGCCGCGGTGCTGCACCGCGGCGGGATCGCGCTGAACTTCGCCAAGCACCACCTGCCCAACTACGGCGTCTTCGACGAGTTCCGCTACTTCGTGCCGGGCGACTCGATGCCCGTCGTCCGCGTGCACGGCATCGATGTGGCGCTCGCGATCTGCGAGGACCTCTGGCAGGACGGCGGCCGTGTCCCGGCCGCGCGCGCCGCCGGGGCCGGGCTGCTGCTGTCGGTCAACGCCTCGCCGTACGAGCGGGACAAGGACGACACCCGGCTGGAACTGGTCCGCAAGCGTGCCCGTGAGGCCGGCTGCACGACCGCCTACCTCGCGATGATCGGCGGCCAGGACGAGCTGGTCTTCGACGGCGACTCGATCGTCGTCGACCGGGAGGGCGAGGTCATCGCCCGCGCCCCGCAGTTCGCCGAGGGCAGCGTGATCCTGGATCTGGAGCTGCCCGCCGCCCCGGCCGAGGCGCCGTCCGGCGTGGTCGACGACGGTCTGCGGATCGACCATGTGGTCCTCTCCGAGGAGCCGCTGCCGGCGTACGAGGCGGAGCTCGCCGGGGGTTACGCGGACCGGCTGGACGACGACGAGGAGCTGTACACGGCCCTCGTGGTGGGGCTGCGGGCCTACGCCGCGAAGAACGGCTTCACCAGCGTGCTCATCGGGCTCTCCGGCGGCATCGACTCGGCGCTGGTCGCCGCCATCGCCTGCGACGCGCTGGGTGCGCAGCAGGTGTACGGGGTCTCGATGCCGTCCAAGTACTCCTCGGACCACTCCAAGGGCGACGCGGCCGAGCTGGCCCGGCGCACCGGGCTGAACTTCCGGACCGTCCCGATCGAGCCGATGTTCGACGCGTACATGGGGTCGCTGGGGCTCACCGGGCTGGCCGAGGAGAACCTCCAGTCGCGGCTGCGCGGCACGATGCTGATGGCCATCTCCAACCAGGAGGGCCAGATCGTCCTGGCCCCGGGCAACAAGTCGGAACTGGCGGTCGGCTACTCGACGCTGTACGGGGACTCCGTCGGTGCGTACGGGCCGATCAAGGACGTGTACAAGACGTCCGTCTTCCGGCTGGCCAAGTGGCGCAACCGGGCCGCCGAGGAGCGGGGGCAGACCCCGCCGATCCCGGAGGCGTCCATCACGAAGCCGCCGAGCGCGGAGCTGCGGCCGGGCCAGGTGGACACGGACTCGCTGCCGGACTACGACGTGCTCGACCGCATCCTGGAGATGTACGTCGACCGGGACCAGGGGCTCGAAGCGATCGTCGCGGCCGGGTTCGACCGGGCGCTGGTGGCGAAGACGCTGCGGATGGTGGATACGGCGGAGTACAAGCGGCGGCAGTATCCGCCGGGGACGAAGATCTCGCCGAAGGGGTTCGGGAAGGACCGGCGGCTGCCGATCACGAATCGTTGGCGCGAGGCCGGCTGA
- a CDS encoding MFS transporter, with product MPLALLALAVSAFGIGTTEFVMMGLLPNVADDLGTSVPTAGYLVSAYAIGVVLGAPLLTALGSRVPRKRMLLLLMALFTVGNLASALAPGFGWLLAGRLLAGLPHGAFFGVGAVVASRLVPEGRRARAVATMFLGLTVANIVGVPAATLLGQHLGWRATFLVVAAIGVCAMAALARLVPQIPVEARQDVRHEVRAMGNRQVLLGLLTAVFGFAGVFAVYSYLSAMTTKAMGFGESAVTPVLALFGIGMTLGALAAGPLTDRALRPTLYGSLGALAVVLAVFPLAAHVKWAALVMVVLLGAVGFMTTTPLQMLVMNKAKDAPTLASASNHSAFNLANAGGAWLGGTAIAAGWGWTSPAVVGAALAVAGLAIAVTAGALDRESGTSKVVASQNQARPALEDRTPATTDRTS from the coding sequence ATGCCCCTGGCCCTGCTCGCGCTGGCTGTGAGCGCCTTCGGCATCGGCACCACCGAGTTCGTGATGATGGGCCTGCTGCCCAACGTCGCGGACGACCTCGGCACCTCCGTCCCCACCGCCGGCTACCTGGTGTCGGCGTACGCGATCGGGGTGGTCCTCGGCGCCCCGCTGCTCACCGCCCTCGGTTCCCGCGTCCCGCGCAAGCGGATGCTCCTGCTGCTGATGGCCCTGTTCACCGTCGGCAACCTCGCCTCCGCGCTCGCCCCCGGCTTCGGCTGGCTGCTCGCGGGCCGCCTGCTGGCCGGGCTGCCGCACGGGGCGTTCTTCGGCGTCGGGGCCGTCGTCGCCTCCCGGCTCGTGCCCGAGGGGCGCCGGGCACGGGCCGTCGCCACGATGTTCCTCGGCCTGACCGTCGCCAACATCGTCGGCGTACCGGCGGCCACCCTGCTCGGCCAGCACCTCGGCTGGCGGGCCACCTTCCTGGTCGTCGCGGCCATCGGCGTCTGCGCGATGGCGGCCCTCGCCCGCCTCGTCCCGCAGATCCCCGTCGAGGCCCGGCAGGACGTCCGCCACGAGGTCCGCGCGATGGGCAACCGGCAGGTCCTGCTCGGCCTCCTCACCGCCGTCTTCGGCTTCGCCGGCGTGTTCGCCGTCTACTCCTACCTCTCGGCGATGACCACGAAGGCCATGGGCTTCGGTGAGTCCGCGGTGACCCCGGTCCTGGCGCTCTTCGGTATCGGCATGACCCTGGGCGCGCTCGCCGCGGGCCCGCTCACGGACCGCGCCCTGCGCCCGACGCTCTACGGGTCACTGGGCGCCCTCGCCGTCGTCCTGGCCGTCTTCCCGCTGGCCGCGCACGTGAAGTGGGCGGCGCTGGTGATGGTGGTGCTGCTGGGCGCGGTGGGCTTTATGACCACCACGCCGCTCCAGATGCTCGTGATGAACAAGGCGAAGGACGCCCCGACCCTGGCCTCCGCCTCCAACCACTCCGCGTTCAACCTGGCCAACGCGGGCGGCGCGTGGCTCGGCGGCACGGCCATCGCGGCAGGCTGGGGCTGGACGTCCCCGGCCGTCGTCGGCGCGGCCCTGGCGGTGGCGGGCCTGGCCATCGCGGTGACGGCGGGCGCACTGGACCGCGAGAGCGGCACATCGAAGGTGGTGGCGAGCCAGAACCAAGCCCGTCCGGCGCTTGAGGACAGAACGCCGGCCACGACGGACCGCACCTCTTGA
- a CDS encoding endonuclease/exonuclease/phosphatase family protein: protein MVQAYRADTGNGVGPQRSGSRFRDLRDRFTRLLRDPGTWRRGILLACWSVLLTLVMAFHAQIPNTIGNLGSLTETFLPWFGLLVPVLLVLGLVRRSGTALVALLLPVVVWLNMFGGLFTDKSGSGGDLTVATHNVNADNPDPAATADQVAGSGADVVALQELPAGKVAAYEKALAGRFRYHSVQGTVGLWSKYPLSDTRPVDLKMGWVRAMRTTVATPKGPLAVYVAHLPSVRVKLHAGFTANQRDQSADALGKAISHEPLARVALLGDLNGTMNDRALKGVTSQMRSTQGAAGDGFGFSWPAKFPMARIDQIMVKGVEPMSSWTLPATGSDHLPIAARVAL, encoded by the coding sequence ATGGTGCAGGCGTACAGGGCGGACACCGGGAACGGCGTGGGGCCGCAGCGCTCCGGCTCCCGCTTCCGGGACCTGCGCGACAGATTCACCCGGCTCCTGAGGGACCCGGGCACCTGGCGGCGCGGCATCCTCCTGGCCTGCTGGTCCGTCCTGCTGACCCTCGTGATGGCCTTCCACGCCCAGATCCCGAACACCATCGGCAACCTGGGCAGCCTCACCGAGACATTCCTGCCCTGGTTCGGCCTGCTCGTCCCGGTGCTGCTCGTCCTGGGCCTGGTGCGCCGCTCGGGGACCGCCCTGGTGGCGCTGCTGCTGCCGGTGGTGGTCTGGCTCAACATGTTCGGCGGCCTGTTCACCGACAAGTCGGGCAGCGGCGGCGATCTCACGGTCGCCACCCACAACGTCAACGCGGACAACCCGGACCCCGCCGCCACCGCCGACCAGGTCGCGGGCTCCGGCGCGGACGTCGTCGCCCTCCAGGAGCTGCCCGCCGGCAAGGTGGCGGCGTACGAGAAGGCGCTCGCCGGCCGTTTCCGCTACCACTCCGTCCAGGGCACCGTCGGCCTGTGGAGCAAGTACCCGCTGAGCGACACCCGGCCGGTGGACCTCAAGATGGGCTGGGTCCGCGCCATGCGCACCACCGTCGCGACACCGAAGGGCCCCCTCGCGGTCTACGTGGCGCACCTGCCGTCCGTACGGGTCAAGCTGCACGCCGGCTTCACCGCCAACCAGCGCGACCAGAGCGCCGACGCGCTCGGCAAGGCCATCTCCCACGAGCCGCTCGCCCGCGTCGCCCTGCTCGGCGACCTCAACGGGACGATGAACGACCGCGCGCTCAAGGGGGTCACCTCCCAGATGCGCTCCACCCAGGGCGCCGCCGGCGACGGCTTCGGATTCAGCTGGCCCGCGAAGTTCCCGATGGCCCGCATCGACCAGATCATGGTCAAGGGCGTCGAACCGATGTCGTCCTGGACGCTCCCCGCCACCGGCAGCGACCACCTCCCGATCGCCGCCCGCGTCGCACTCTGA
- a CDS encoding TetR/AcrR family transcriptional regulator, whose amino-acid sequence MQDQAPDEHSGEVPGPGAGAPEPGDDSEPRRGRPRSAAAEAAILDAVVELLEAGEPLAALSIERIARTAGVGKATIYRRWAGKEELFVDVLRAIEPPEPEVSGTGGLRDLRVLLESMRTRGLAQRSSVLLHNVFAQMKSHPKLWHEYQCTVIAPRRLAMVAAVRRAVEAGELRDDTDVELMDDLFLGPMLVRTIHRPDAPLPDDLADRIITLAIEGLAPRRAAAAPEREAAGRG is encoded by the coding sequence GTGCAGGATCAGGCACCGGACGAGCACTCCGGCGAGGTTCCCGGCCCCGGAGCGGGTGCCCCGGAACCCGGTGACGACTCCGAGCCGCGCCGGGGACGGCCGCGCAGCGCCGCCGCCGAGGCGGCGATCCTGGACGCCGTCGTGGAGCTGCTGGAGGCCGGTGAACCCCTCGCCGCCCTCTCCATCGAGCGCATCGCCCGCACCGCCGGCGTCGGCAAGGCCACCATCTACCGGCGCTGGGCCGGCAAGGAGGAGCTCTTCGTCGACGTGCTGCGCGCCATCGAGCCCCCGGAACCGGAGGTCTCCGGCACCGGCGGCCTGCGCGACCTGCGCGTCCTGCTGGAGTCGATGCGCACGCGCGGTCTCGCCCAGCGCTCCTCGGTCCTGCTGCACAACGTGTTCGCGCAGATGAAGAGCCATCCCAAGCTCTGGCACGAGTACCAGTGCACCGTGATAGCCCCCCGCCGGCTCGCCATGGTCGCCGCCGTCCGGCGCGCCGTCGAGGCGGGCGAGCTGCGCGACGACACGGACGTGGAGCTGATGGACGACCTGTTCCTCGGCCCCATGCTCGTACGCACCATCCACCGGCCCGACGCGCCGCTGCCCGACGATCTCGCCGACCGCATCATCACGCTGGCGATCGAAGGCCTCGCACCCCGGCGGGCCGCCGCCGCCCCGGAGAGGGAAGCCGCAGGCCGGGGCTGA